A region of Pyxidicoccus parkwaysis DNA encodes the following proteins:
- a CDS encoding SDR family oxidoreductase: MRYVITGASRGIGLEFVHQLLRRGDTVDAGVRSPEGARRLQPLARESGNRLRIHALDVEDDASIRSFAADVCASPVDVLINNAGVPGLWCALTEVDYVDMARTFAVNALGPLRVTTALLPALRQGGARKVAHVSSRMGSVAENSEGGAYAYRMSKAALNMGVRTLANDLRQEGFTTVVLHPGWVQTDMGGPQAPLPAADSVRGMLRIVDGMGPEHTGRFFDYQGSEVPW; encoded by the coding sequence ATGCGCTACGTCATCACCGGTGCAAGTCGGGGAATCGGTCTCGAGTTCGTCCATCAGCTCCTGCGACGCGGGGACACCGTCGACGCGGGAGTGCGCTCCCCCGAGGGCGCGCGGCGGCTGCAGCCGCTGGCGCGCGAGTCGGGCAACCGCCTGCGCATCCACGCGCTCGACGTGGAGGACGACGCCAGCATCCGCTCCTTCGCCGCGGATGTCTGTGCCTCGCCGGTGGACGTGCTCATCAACAACGCGGGCGTGCCCGGGCTGTGGTGCGCCCTCACGGAGGTGGACTACGTGGACATGGCGCGCACCTTCGCCGTCAACGCGCTGGGCCCGCTGCGCGTCACCACCGCGCTCCTGCCCGCGCTGCGCCAGGGCGGCGCGCGCAAGGTGGCCCACGTCAGCTCGCGCATGGGTTCCGTGGCGGAGAACAGCGAGGGCGGCGCGTACGCGTACCGCATGTCCAAGGCCGCGCTGAACATGGGCGTGCGCACCCTGGCCAATGACTTGCGCCAGGAGGGCTTCACGACCGTGGTGCTCCACCCCGGCTGGGTGCAGACGGACATGGGCGGCCCGCAGGCGCCGCTGCCGGCGGCGGACTCGGTGCGCGGCATGCTGCGCATCGTCGACGGCATGGGGCCGGAGCACACCGGCCGCTTCTTCGACTACCAGGGCTCGGAAGTGCCCTGGTAG
- a CDS encoding serine/threonine protein kinase, whose amino-acid sequence MAEAPDLGGYEVVGRLAVGGMAEVYQARARVTTQRSPGEPDEVVIKRLHPSFRNDSAYVKAFVDEAKLTVRLRHPHIVRTYRLFKAGPDYLMVQELVSGRTLGYMQELLIKASAAMPPESACYIAWCLLKALDYIHRAKVGDNGATIVHRDLNPANVLLGINGDVKLTDFGVAEVEGMMRGEAGALRGTLPYMSPEQVLGQPVDARTDLYALGVILWELWASRRLHSGENEGELMHKVRDARVPLLSSVAPDLPDYAVQVVRKALFADRARRFQTAAEFIKALEALARRAGWPLTVEALQPLLGG is encoded by the coding sequence GTGGCGGAAGCTCCGGACCTGGGTGGTTATGAGGTGGTCGGCCGGTTGGCTGTCGGCGGCATGGCGGAGGTGTACCAGGCGCGTGCCCGGGTCACCACGCAGCGGTCGCCGGGCGAGCCGGATGAAGTCGTCATCAAGAGGCTGCACCCCTCGTTCCGCAATGACAGCGCGTACGTGAAGGCCTTCGTCGACGAGGCGAAGCTGACGGTACGGCTGCGCCATCCGCACATCGTCCGCACGTACCGGCTCTTCAAGGCGGGGCCGGACTACCTCATGGTGCAGGAGCTCGTCAGTGGCCGGACGCTCGGCTACATGCAGGAGCTGCTCATCAAGGCCAGCGCGGCCATGCCTCCCGAGTCCGCCTGCTACATCGCCTGGTGCCTGCTCAAGGCGCTCGACTACATCCACCGGGCGAAGGTGGGGGACAACGGCGCCACCATCGTCCACCGCGATTTGAATCCGGCCAACGTGCTGCTGGGCATCAACGGCGACGTGAAGCTGACGGACTTCGGCGTGGCGGAGGTGGAGGGGATGATGCGCGGCGAGGCGGGCGCGCTGCGCGGCACGCTGCCGTACATGAGCCCGGAGCAGGTGCTGGGCCAGCCGGTGGACGCGCGCACGGACCTGTATGCGCTGGGCGTCATCCTCTGGGAGCTGTGGGCGAGCCGCCGGCTGCACTCCGGGGAGAACGAGGGCGAGCTGATGCACAAGGTGCGCGACGCCCGGGTGCCGCTCCTGTCGTCGGTGGCGCCGGACCTGCCGGACTACGCGGTGCAGGTGGTGCGCAAGGCGCTCTTCGCGGACCGGGCGCGGCGCTTCCAGACGGCCGCGGAGTTCATCAAGGCGCTGGAGGCGCTGGCCAGGCGCGCGGGCTGGCCCCTGACGGTGGAGGCGCTCCAGCCTCTGCTGGGTGGGTGA
- a CDS encoding hemolysin family protein — protein sequence MPTWTLWVACLALCFTRALVAAAESALYGTSDLRAQEMADSQPGSASRRVLRHKTNREATATALRLGTLLSGFLAAAIGAFVPPRMLDMTQYGEAAWLPVATVAAGALFVGVLASLMEVTMRGLANANPERWALRLSGVVSLLVSVLYPPMRLTLGVLNLVARTFGRTLRFEPPPPPLEELEKLLAAQAAKNEVDKSAPQLIRSIFELSDKRCRDVMVPRTEVVTVDITVSTDELLRLLAEENHSRIPVYRDDVDHIIGVLHARDIIPLLQHPELIVLQDIIRPAHFVPWMKPIGDLLRDMQKRKIHMAMVVDEYGGFMGIVTLEDILREIVGDIGDEFEVEEKQVEKMADGSFLVDAALEVDAFTQAFGFPLPEGDFDTLGGFLSSLAGHLPDVGERFTYNGWQFVVATKEGARIDRVRMSRLKSSVGKDGRDGKDGREPRDGKESGGPRETRVETAAAKG from the coding sequence ATGCCTACCTGGACCCTCTGGGTCGCCTGCCTGGCGTTGTGCTTCACCCGGGCCCTGGTCGCCGCCGCGGAGTCCGCGCTCTACGGAACGTCGGACCTGCGCGCCCAGGAGATGGCGGACTCCCAGCCCGGCTCGGCGAGCCGCCGGGTGCTCCGGCACAAGACGAACCGCGAGGCCACCGCCACCGCGCTGCGCCTGGGCACGCTGCTGAGCGGCTTCCTCGCCGCCGCCATTGGCGCCTTCGTCCCGCCGCGCATGCTGGACATGACCCAGTACGGCGAGGCCGCCTGGCTGCCCGTGGCCACCGTGGCCGCGGGCGCCCTCTTCGTGGGCGTGCTGGCCAGCCTCATGGAAGTCACCATGCGCGGCCTCGCCAACGCCAACCCGGAGCGCTGGGCGCTGCGGCTGTCCGGCGTCGTGTCGCTGCTGGTGTCCGTGCTCTACCCGCCCATGCGCCTGACGCTGGGCGTGCTCAACCTCGTGGCCCGCACCTTCGGCCGCACCCTGCGCTTCGAGCCCCCGCCCCCGCCGCTGGAGGAACTGGAGAAGCTGCTCGCCGCGCAGGCCGCGAAGAACGAAGTCGACAAGAGCGCCCCGCAGCTCATCCGCTCCATCTTCGAGCTGTCCGACAAGCGCTGCCGCGACGTCATGGTGCCGCGCACGGAGGTCGTCACCGTGGACATCACCGTGTCCACGGACGAGTTGCTGCGGCTGCTCGCCGAGGAGAACCACTCGCGCATCCCCGTCTACCGGGATGACGTGGACCACATCATCGGCGTGCTGCACGCGCGCGACATCATCCCCCTGCTCCAGCACCCGGAGCTCATCGTCCTCCAGGACATCATCCGCCCCGCGCACTTCGTGCCGTGGATGAAGCCCATCGGCGACCTGCTCCGCGACATGCAGAAGCGGAAGATTCACATGGCCATGGTCGTCGACGAGTACGGCGGCTTCATGGGCATCGTCACGCTGGAGGACATCCTCCGCGAAATCGTCGGCGACATCGGCGACGAGTTCGAGGTGGAGGAGAAGCAGGTGGAGAAGATGGCCGACGGCAGCTTCCTCGTGGACGCCGCGCTGGAGGTGGATGCCTTCACCCAGGCCTTCGGCTTCCCGCTGCCCGAGGGAGACTTCGACACGCTCGGCGGCTTCCTGTCGTCGCTGGCCGGCCACCTGCCCGACGTGGGCGAGCGCTTCACGTACAACGGCTGGCAGTTCGTGGTGGCCACCAAGGAGGGAGCGCGCATCGACCGCGTGCGCATGTCCCGCCTGAAGTCCAGCGTGGGCAAGGACGGCCGGGACGGGAAGGACGGCCGGGAGCCGCGCGACGGCAAGGAGTCCGGCGGCCCCCGCGAGACGCGCGTGGAGACGGCGGCGGCGAAGGGCTGA
- the glgA gene encoding glycogen synthase GlgA → MKILFISSEVAPFSKTGGLGDVAGALPAALASLGHDVKVVTPRYRDLRGASRLTPTGQSLVVRFPSGEASGPILSTRLSENLEILFLENASLYGNRDGLYGDAWGEFGDNARRFAYLSVGALQAAQRLRFAPDIIHANDWQTGLVPVSLQTGFRHTALSGAKSVFTIHNLAYQGQFPKGAMDELGLPWDLFTAEGGLEFYDTLNFLKGGLVFSDALTTVSPTYAREIQEPEQGYGLDGLLRRRAHRLHGILNGIDTHEWDPQTDSVLPARFGPRELEGKAACKRELLKRFGLPDGDAPVFAIVSRLAWQKGMDLLLNVLPTALQADIRFVGIGSGEGPLEDGLRALQARYPQQVSVHLGFDPALSHLVEAGADFFLMPSRYEPCGLNQMYSLRYGTVPIVRATGGLVDTVEGGLEGTGVLFEAFHPAALLAAIRRALALYADAPRLTEFRRRGMEKDFSWSASARKYEAVYADLLAE, encoded by the coding sequence ATGAAGATTCTCTTCATCTCCTCGGAGGTGGCGCCCTTCTCCAAGACGGGAGGCCTGGGCGACGTGGCCGGGGCCCTGCCCGCCGCGCTCGCCTCGTTGGGCCATGACGTCAAGGTCGTCACCCCGCGCTACCGAGACTTGCGCGGCGCGTCCCGGCTCACCCCCACCGGCCAGTCCCTGGTGGTGCGGTTCCCCTCCGGCGAGGCGTCCGGCCCCATCCTCTCCACGCGCCTGTCGGAGAACCTGGAGATTCTCTTCCTGGAGAACGCGTCCCTCTACGGCAACCGCGACGGCCTCTATGGCGACGCGTGGGGCGAGTTCGGCGACAACGCGCGGCGCTTCGCCTACCTCTCCGTGGGCGCGCTCCAGGCGGCGCAGCGGCTGCGCTTCGCGCCGGACATCATCCACGCCAACGACTGGCAGACGGGGCTCGTCCCGGTGTCGCTCCAGACGGGCTTCCGCCACACCGCGCTGTCTGGCGCCAAGAGCGTCTTCACCATCCACAACCTCGCCTACCAGGGGCAGTTCCCCAAGGGCGCCATGGATGAGTTGGGGCTGCCGTGGGACTTGTTCACCGCCGAGGGCGGGCTCGAGTTCTACGACACGCTGAACTTCCTCAAGGGAGGGCTCGTCTTCTCCGACGCGCTCACCACCGTGTCGCCCACGTACGCGCGCGAAATCCAGGAGCCGGAGCAGGGCTACGGGCTGGACGGCCTCTTGCGCCGCCGCGCGCACCGGCTGCACGGCATCCTCAACGGCATCGACACGCACGAGTGGGACCCCCAGACGGACTCCGTCCTCCCGGCCCGCTTCGGCCCGCGCGAGCTGGAGGGCAAGGCCGCGTGCAAGCGCGAGCTCCTGAAGCGCTTCGGGCTGCCGGACGGGGATGCGCCGGTGTTCGCCATCGTCAGCCGGCTGGCGTGGCAGAAGGGCATGGACCTGCTGCTCAACGTGCTGCCCACCGCGCTGCAGGCGGACATCCGCTTCGTGGGCATTGGCAGCGGGGAGGGGCCGCTGGAGGACGGACTGCGCGCGTTGCAGGCCCGTTACCCCCAGCAGGTGTCCGTGCACCTCGGCTTCGACCCGGCGCTGTCCCATCTGGTGGAGGCCGGGGCGGACTTCTTCCTCATGCCCAGCCGGTATGAGCCGTGCGGGCTGAATCAGATGTACTCGCTCCGTTACGGCACGGTGCCCATCGTCCGGGCCACGGGGGGGCTGGTGGACACCGTGGAGGGCGGGCTGGAGGGCACCGGCGTCCTCTTCGAGGCCTTCCATCCGGCTGCCCTCCTGGCGGCCATCCGCCGGGCCCTGGCCCTCTACGCGGACGCGCCCCGCCTGACGGAGTTCCGCCGCCGGGGCATGGAGAAGGACTTCTCCTGGAGCGCCTCCGCCCGGAAATACGAGGCCGTCTACGCGGATCTGCTGGCGGAATAA
- the hemG gene encoding protoporphyrinogen oxidase has protein sequence MTVVVVGGGISGLAVAHGLRSRGRDCVLLESSARLGGAVGTHARGGYLVEQGPNSFLDREPATRELATALGLEGRIRAADAAAKRRYVYTRGRLRSVPASPPAFLGSDVLPLGAKLRVMGELFTGRAPEGVDESLADFGRRHLGRTATRVLLDAVQTGIYAGDVERLSVAATFPPLVKLEREHRSLILGAIRSQKAARKALPAGSSAAPKLSGALSTFEGGLQTLIDALVSALGDAAHVGASVEGLERVGDGWRLQVKEHGRGAELNAKHVVLAVPAHVATGLLRPLDATLASAVAAIEYAPIAVVHLGFDAGTTPAPDGFGFLVPSGEKRRLLGAIHASTTFPFRVEGGRVLYTCMVGGARQPELVQRDEEALVALAREELKALSGVTATPSFSQVFRWERGIPQYNVGHLERVSSIDAALQRWPGLHLTGNAYKGVGLNDCIRNGAQLAESLAAGAV, from the coding sequence ATGACTGTCGTTGTCGTGGGTGGCGGGATTTCAGGACTGGCCGTGGCGCACGGATTGCGCTCGCGCGGTAGGGATTGCGTGCTCCTGGAGTCCTCGGCCCGGCTGGGCGGCGCGGTGGGGACGCATGCGCGAGGCGGGTACCTGGTGGAGCAGGGGCCGAACAGCTTCCTGGACCGCGAGCCGGCCACGCGCGAGCTCGCGACGGCGCTGGGCCTGGAAGGTCGCATCCGCGCGGCCGACGCGGCGGCGAAGCGTCGCTATGTGTACACGCGGGGCCGACTCAGGTCCGTGCCCGCGTCGCCTCCCGCCTTCCTCGGCTCGGACGTGCTTCCCCTCGGCGCGAAGCTGCGCGTCATGGGCGAGCTCTTCACCGGCCGCGCGCCAGAGGGCGTGGACGAGTCGCTCGCGGACTTCGGCCGGCGGCACCTGGGACGCACCGCGACACGGGTGCTGCTGGACGCGGTGCAGACGGGCATCTACGCGGGCGACGTGGAGCGGCTCAGCGTGGCCGCCACCTTCCCGCCCCTGGTGAAGCTGGAGCGCGAGCACCGCAGCCTCATCCTCGGCGCCATCCGCTCGCAGAAGGCGGCGCGCAAGGCCCTGCCCGCGGGCTCCTCCGCCGCGCCGAAGCTGAGCGGCGCGCTGAGCACGTTCGAGGGCGGCCTGCAGACGCTCATCGACGCGCTGGTCTCGGCACTGGGAGACGCGGCGCACGTGGGTGCCTCGGTGGAGGGACTGGAGCGCGTGGGCGACGGCTGGCGCCTCCAGGTGAAGGAGCACGGGCGTGGCGCGGAGCTGAATGCGAAGCACGTGGTGCTCGCGGTGCCCGCGCACGTGGCCACGGGGCTCTTGCGCCCGCTGGACGCGACGCTCGCCTCGGCGGTGGCGGCCATCGAATACGCGCCCATCGCCGTGGTGCACCTGGGCTTCGACGCGGGGACGACGCCCGCGCCGGACGGCTTCGGCTTCCTCGTGCCCTCGGGGGAGAAGCGGCGGCTGCTGGGCGCCATCCACGCGTCCACCACGTTCCCCTTCCGAGTGGAGGGCGGGCGGGTGCTCTACACGTGCATGGTGGGCGGCGCGCGCCAGCCGGAGCTCGTGCAGCGGGACGAGGAGGCCCTGGTGGCGCTGGCCCGCGAGGAATTGAAGGCGCTCTCCGGGGTGACGGCGACCCCGTCCTTCAGCCAGGTGTTCCGCTGGGAGCGCGGCATTCCCCAGTACAACGTGGGACACCTGGAGCGCGTGTCCTCCATCGACGCGGCGCTCCAGCGCTGGCCGGGCCTCCACCTGACGGGCAATGCCTACAAGGGCGTGGGCCTCAACGACTGCATCCGCAACGGGGCGCAGCTCGCGGAGAGCCTGGCTGCCGGGGCCGTGTAG
- a CDS encoding LEA type 2 family protein, whose product MLALLCGGLLSGCLGSVPLRPRAYDEAVRVDAVAVDFKPDGSGVLDLSLRVTNPSSDAASVSSVDFELRVDGRRVASGTQQVAVALSPEGAVPLRVFFPLASEPSPGGAEPEARKVRVTGGVVLRFGGTERRAPFDVTRSLSLSHVPPLNGPEGD is encoded by the coding sequence GTGCTGGCGCTGCTATGTGGTGGTCTCCTCTCCGGGTGTCTGGGCTCGGTGCCCCTCCGGCCGCGCGCGTACGACGAGGCCGTGCGCGTGGACGCCGTCGCGGTGGACTTCAAGCCGGACGGCTCGGGCGTATTGGACTTGTCGCTGCGGGTGACGAATCCGTCCTCGGACGCGGCCAGCGTGTCCTCGGTGGACTTCGAGCTGCGGGTGGACGGGCGTCGGGTGGCGTCGGGCACGCAGCAGGTGGCGGTGGCGCTGTCGCCGGAGGGGGCCGTGCCCCTGCGCGTGTTCTTCCCGCTCGCCAGCGAGCCGTCCCCCGGAGGCGCGGAGCCGGAGGCCCGCAAGGTGCGTGTCACGGGCGGCGTGGTGCTGCGCTTCGGCGGCACCGAGCGGCGCGCGCCCTTCGACGTCACGCGCAGCCTGTCCCTGTCCCACGTGCCGCCGCTCAACGGCCCCGAGGGCGACTGA
- the pdxH gene encoding pyridoxamine 5'-phosphate oxidase: protein MQIPSDPIQRFAAVFERAKKAIPVDPNAMVVATVGDDGRPSARVVLLKDFDARGFVFFTNFQSRKGRELLAHPFAALCFHWAPLEEQVRIEGRVERVTDAEADAYFHSRPHGSQVGAWASLQSQPLPSRDVLDARVAEVETRHAGGEVPRPPHWSGFRVVPDRIEFWHARPSRLHDRHVYLREGDGWRTEMLYP from the coding sequence GTGCAGATTCCATCGGACCCCATCCAGCGTTTCGCGGCCGTCTTCGAGCGGGCGAAGAAGGCCATTCCCGTGGACCCCAATGCCATGGTGGTCGCCACCGTGGGAGATGACGGACGCCCCAGCGCGCGCGTGGTGCTGTTGAAGGACTTCGATGCGCGCGGCTTCGTCTTCTTCACCAACTTCCAGAGCCGCAAGGGACGCGAGTTGCTCGCGCACCCCTTCGCCGCGCTGTGCTTCCACTGGGCCCCACTGGAAGAGCAGGTACGCATCGAAGGCCGGGTGGAGCGGGTGACAGACGCGGAGGCGGACGCGTACTTCCACAGCCGCCCGCACGGCAGCCAGGTGGGCGCCTGGGCCAGCCTCCAGAGCCAGCCGCTCCCGTCACGCGACGTGCTGGACGCGCGCGTGGCCGAGGTGGAGACGCGCCACGCCGGAGGCGAGGTGCCCCGCCCGCCGCACTGGTCCGGCTTCCGCGTGGTGCCGGACCGCATCGAGTTCTGGCACGCGCGCCCCAGCCGCCTGCACGACCGGCACGTCTACCTGCGCGAGGGCGACGGATGGCGCACGGAGATGCTGTACCCGTAG